TTAATTCCTGTATTTAACGAATCAAAAAACATATCCTATTTACATCAAGATATGGTTCAAAGTTTGCCTAATCAGGATAAATTTTTCGTTTTTGTTGATGATTGTTCAACTGATAATACGGTTAAACAAATTCATGAAGCGTTTTCTGGTAATAATTATATAGTGTTAGAAAAAGAAAATAATATTGGACCTGGAGATTCATTTAACAGAGGTTTTGAATGGATTATAAATAATAAACAAGATAATGCTGATTACATTGTTACCCTTGAAGGAGATAATACTTCTGATTTATCCATTTTACCTAAAATGATTGCTATTTCAGATTTGGGTTTTGATTTGATTTTAGCCTCTGTGTATTCTCAGGGAGGAAAATTGGATCAAACAACTTTTTTTAGAAAAATTTTATCTTTTTTTGCCAATCTCATCATGCGTATAACCTTAAATTTAAATGTGCTAACACTTAGTTCCTTTTACAGAGTTTATAAAATAAGTCTCATTCAAAAAATAAAAGATAAAAATCAATCCATTATATCGGAAAATGGTTTTTTATCCAAAGTCGAAATTCTGATCAAGGCGATTCAATTAAATGCTTCAATAATTGAAGTACCAACCACCTTATTATCTAAACGAAGGAAAGGAAAATCTAAGATGAAAATTTCCAAAACGCTGATTGATTATTTAAGATTAATCTTTAAGTCAAGAAAATTTTATAAAAATGATTAAAAAAGCGGGAATTTTCCCGCTTAACAGATGAACAAACCATTGCTTAGCTTATGAAATCTTAATTTGTTTCTTTGGCTTTTCTTTTGCTTCATCACGTTTTGGAATTACAACATTTAATATTCCATCTTTATGCGTTGCCTTAATCTTGTCCTGGTCAATGCTGTCAGGCAAACTAAATGATCGTTTAAAGGATGAGTAACTAAACTCTCTGCGAACATATTTTTCTCCTTCATCCTCATTCTTTGCTCCTTTTTCTGATGAAATGGTTAAAACATTATTATCTAAGTCAATTTTAAA
This Halanaerobiales bacterium DNA region includes the following protein-coding sequences:
- a CDS encoding glycosyltransferase; amino-acid sequence: MAKRSNKKMIYFLIPVFNESKNISYLHQDMVQSLPNQDKFFVFVDDCSTDNTVKQIHEAFSGNNYIVLEKENNIGPGDSFNRGFEWIINNKQDNADYIVTLEGDNTSDLSILPKMIAISDLGFDLILASVYSQGGKLDQTTFFRKILSFFANLIMRITLNLNVLTLSSFYRVYKISLIQKIKDKNQSIISENGFLSKVEILIKAIQLNASIIEVPTTLLSKRRKGKSKMKISKTLIDYLRLIFKSRKFYKND
- a CDS encoding Hsp20/alpha crystallin family protein, whose amino-acid sequence is MIPMLRNSRFLPGFTDDVFGKDFLSDFFDSSVNKTIPEVNVLENKDEFKIEVAAPGLSKNDFKIDLDNNVLTISSEKGAKNEDEGEKYVRREFSYSSFKRSFSLPDSIDQDKIKATHKDGILNVVIPKRDEAKEKPKKQIKIS